A region of the Polynucleobacter asymbioticus genome:
GAGGGGTTCCTGATTTCAATCTCTCGAGAATGGTCTCCAAAGACTCGCATATCGCCCCCGGCATTGACGAATCCAGATTGAACGCCATTCGCGATCAAAGCTTCAATCGCTTTATCTACTGCATAGCCTTTGGCAATCCCGCCAAGATCAAGACATAGTGGGAGATATGATCGAACCAAGAAGGGCTTGATCAATAGGAGATCTTCTACACCCCCAAATCGGCAATCACTGATTTTCAAGTGCCTCGGTAGAAGAGCTGCCTCTGCTAGCAAATGACCAATTCCACAATTAAATATTCCTTGTGACTGACGATGAATATCCTTCGCGATAGTTAGTACTTCAGCTGTCCACGGATGAATCGCAATCGGCTCTAGATAAGACCTGGCATTAATTTGAGAAAGCTCACTCTCTGGATCATGAAAGCCCATCAAAGACTGCACTTGTTCAATAGCTAAGAAGGCCTCGTCTAGTGCCTTGAAGGACGGCAGTTCATCTTCAATACTGATTTCTACGAAGGTGCCTAAGAGCGGCTTGCAGCGAATCATTTGGCTTTTGGAATCGTGCTCTGATTTTTAAGGGCAAGATCATATAAAACGGCAACCCGCTTGACGCCATCAGTCAGGTGTTTGCAAGAGAGGGTAGCACCACCAATGTTTTGAATGTCTTGATTGAGTTTGATGGGATCTGATGCCACTTTTCCAACAAACTGCTGACGCCACTTCGCTTCTGCCACTTCGTAACCATAAGATTCAACGTACTCCAGAATCTCGATTCCCAGCACTGCGCCTGCTGGGCTTAGTGCTACTGCGTAAGTAATCATTTCATGTTTACCAACCACTTCATCGACAATGAACCAGCTTCCATCGGCCGCCCTCCAAATTCGATCTCCTTGAAAAGGGTGGCGAATACTTGAAGCTGTGCGCATTTTGTCTTGTAGCTCATCTGTAATGATGATGGGATTTTTGATAAGTAATTTATTGGGTATGAGTATCTTTTGAGCTTGCTCAATCGATACATAAATCTTAGCGTGTGCAATGATTGGCGCTGTGGTTGCAGCTAGACCAATCATGAATAAGGGATTTAGTTTCCAGTTCATTTTTTTAGTTCAGCGGAAAACCTACTTTGACAATGAATTCATTGACTGAGTGGCTATCCCAAACGCGGGCATTGGAGCATTCAGCTTCGCCACCACCCATGCAGTTACCGCCTTTGAGTTGGTAACGCCAGGCGCCAGTGACCCACCAATCTTTGGCGGCGTAGTGCATATTGGGGCCAACAAAGGTTGCGCGTTGAACTTGATTTCGTAAATTCAATTCTGAGTAGTCATTATGAAAACGTGCCTCAACGCCAGCAGACCATTTGGGTGCGAATCGATAGCTAGCACCTACAAGAAAATCGAGCATCGACTCAGGTACGTTGCCATTCTCAATAAATTTCAAGCGTTCATTTGCTACCACTACGTTACCTGCCAAGATCAATCGATCGTCAATGAAGTTAGATTGCAAGAGCAAGCGCGCTTCAATTTCATCTTTGTTTCTGCCCCAGGTTGGTTCTAAATATAGACCCACACCCACTGGTGATGTCACTGGATTGGTCAGTCGATAAATGGCTTCTAGGGAGCCGCCCTCAATACCGCTTTTTCTGTAAGGGGTGGCAGGGTCATGACTGGATGGCACGCCGTAACCGCCGGTGCAACTTGAGCTATCGCCACAGGCCTCGGGGTTTGTGTAATTCTGATTTGCGCTGGTGTAATACGAATTGATGTAGCCAGCAATTTGTAAATCATTGGTCAGGCCATATTCCAACTCGGTTCTGGCAGTCCAAGCATCGTAGGTGCCAGCAGCTTGTTGTTTGTTGAGTTGCAAACGCTGCTCAAACTCGAGCTTGCCCTTGGGTTGAAGATCTAGGGTGTAAATCCATCCAAATGCGCCTTCACCCGCATTCGCGAAGGAGATGTGTAAGGCGGTAGCTAATAGGATGCTGAAGGCAACAAGTTTTTTGATGGTCATTTTCATGGTGAGGTGGGCTGGTGAATAAAAGTAAATGAGAATGATTCTCAATATACAGTAAATGAGAATAATTCTCAATTGAGAAAATGACCCTTGTTTGTCTAGGTGTTGAGATTTGTCTCCAGGGATTCCTGAGCTTGTAAGATCGGAGCTATGGATTCAGAAGCCCTTGTGAAGCTGGTCACCATAAAAATGCCTTTTGGTAAGCATGCTGGGCGCGCGCTTGCAGACTTGCCTGGTAATTATTTGGCGTGGTTTGCTCGGGAAGGATTTCCTAAGGGCGAGCTGGGTCAGTTGCTAGAGTTGATGCACACCCTGGATCACAATGGCCTGCGCGGATTATTGGCCCCTATCCAGCGGGCTCATGGAATTGCACCCCGTACTCGCGAGTAGTAAAGCTTTACTTGGAGCGAACTATGGCGATCACACGATTGCGTTCATAACTCACATTGGGTGCATCTGGCGGACTGCTTTGAGAAAGCGTGGCCTGCAATGTGCTTTGCGCCCCAATCTCCTGAGCTAGCTTTTGAGCGAGCTCGACATTACGGTCATATTGAATCTGTACGCTGGCAACCTTGCCTGCTTTGATGTTCGAGATGATCGCCGCTACCTTCTCAGGTGAGTATTGATCAAAAAAGACCGGATACCAGCCGCCTATTGCCTGCTTTGCTGCTGCACCCATCGCAGCAGCTTTAATGGCGGCAGTCTCACTAAGCCCTACGGGTAGATGAAAGTCGATGCCGGTCTTTTGAACCAGCTCAGCATAGGAGATTGGCGCACTCATTTGCGCATCATCTGTGTTTTCCACCCAATAAGCCCAAGCCAACTTTTTATTGGGATCGTAGACTAGCTTATAGATATGGCTCGGTATGGTGACTCGGCTTTTGCCAATACTGCCGGCATTTCCTACTGATCCAGTAAATACATACACATCGCCTTCTGCGCGCTTGATGTACATCCTAGTAGGCTCTTCAACTCGTTTTGCCCAGATGCCCTGATTGTTTTGTCTGGCTTGCGGCATCATGTTTGCTAAGGAGAATGACTGAGCCATTCCCCGCTCTCGCGTCATGTCCCCGGCTGGAACGTTATGCCCTCGGTCATATCCACTGCCACGATAGTCTGCCAGGAGGGCGCGTTCATGCGCTGGGAGTCTAGCCTCCTCGTAAAACTGATTCGTACGTCGTGGGTGAGGCGCCTGGAGTTGCTCGCCATTAAGGCGCTCGACGGTGTAGATCGGCTTTTTATCGGAAGGGGAATAGAAGATTGCGAAATCATCAAAGCAAAGGTCTCTCCCTATCTGGCTCGTACTCGGCACTTGCTGGGCAGGAAATAGATCTTTGCATTGATCAAATAGGGCCGATGCACTGAGTGGCAGCCAAAGCGAGCTAACTAAGAGGAGTTTGCCTATGAATTTCATTGCATGTCAGTGTAATGAGTGTCCTTCTGAGGGTGTAAAAGTTTTACACATATTGAGTGATCACATTAGCTCTGGAGCTAGTATTTATCAGGGGGTGGCCGTCTTCTATCTCAACAACCGATCTCACTACAGGGTGTGAAGAAGCGGAGATGCGCGACTTGAGGTGACGATCTAAATAACACTACCGGTAGAAAATTCAGCGCATCTGGATACTAGATATACCGGTCAGGTAGGGCTTTCGAAGCTCAACAATAGTAAAAAAGTTGGATTTTGAGGACTTTTTTATTATGTGAAATAAGTCCTCACTAACTTCTTTAAGTTACTGAAAATAAAGGATTAAATATCCAATTTGATGACCTTATTAGGGATCATCCTTATTTCAAGACCTATAAGTTATTGAAATGGATTCCTTTATTCTTGACTTGATATAAGAACCTTCTTAGGATGGCTCATGTTTTTTACTTATTGCATTGCAACATAAATCTGAGCTTTGATTTTTGGGGTGCTGCAAGACCATGAATGATTAAATGTTTTTCTGCTAATTTGAGTGAGATGCAACTGGTGCAGCCTGTAAAGGCAAGCGCTAAAGAGTTGCTGGCTCACGCACTATCTCCTGTATATCGGGTGATGAATGGCCTATTGATCGTGACTGTTTTCATGATTGTTGGACTCTGGCTTTCCGGCAACGGAACTCAAGCAGGTGCATTTGATTTAGCTCGCATCCTGGTCCCTGACGAAGCCCGCCATATGGTTTGGCAGGGTGGTTTTGCAATGCTCGATCAGTATCAGGAAGAGGCTCCCAAGGCGCTTGCTGACAAAGAAATTGCGAATGTCATCTATGGCAAGGCATCAGCTACTTCTCACAGCGGCTTGACAAGCGCTAAGCAGCAAACAGTTGCCCTCTTGATGCCCTCGGTGGCGCATGCTCAGGTAAAGCCGATTTCCCATTTGTCGGATCGCATCCCAACATCCAAAATTGACCCTCAAGCTTTGGATTCAAAGTTGATGGTGTCCATTCAAAATCAACGCGCTGTTGCTGACTTCTTTGAGAAGAAGTACAAGTTAGATCGGGCCAAGATTGAGGAATATGTTTCGAACACCGTGCTGATTGCAAAAGAAGTCAATATTGATCCAGTCTTATTGCTCGCGGTGATTTCTGTGGAGTCCAACTTTAATCCGCTCATTAAAAGCCATGCAGGTGCAGAAGGCTTGATGCAAGTGATGACTGCTATTCATAAAGATAAATATGCTTTGTATGGCGGTGCTACTGATGCGGTTAAGCCAGAAGTGAATATTCGGGTAGGCGCTTATATTCTGAAGTATTTAATTGCGACTAGTGGCTCATTGCGCAATGGCTTGAAATACTATGTTGGTGCTGCAAACGCTGAGAATGATGGTGGCTATGCTGATAAGGTCATGGCAGAAAGAAACCGCTTAATTAGTTTGTGCCAGCCAACAACGCAAAATAAATTAACACTAAACGGTAAAGACTTACGCTCCTAAGATCGATATCGTTTCTTTAGGACAAAATAAAGGCCACTCATTGAGTGGCCTTATTACTTGCAGAAGCAGGTTCGGAATTAATTCACTCCATGTAGCTCTACATCAAATACCAATGTTGCATTTGGGGGAATCACACCACCCGCACCACGAGGGCCATAGCCCATCTCTGAAGGGATGATGAGGGTGCGTTTGCCGCCAATTTTCATGCCTTGCACGCCCTGATCCCAGCCCTTAATGACATGGCCAGCACCCAAAGGAAAGCTAAATAACTGACCGCGATCGAGGGAACTATCAAACTTCTGACCTTTATGGTCAGGGGCCTTTTCATCAAACAACCACCCGGTGTAATGCACATCGACATGATTGCCGGCAGTCGCTTCTTTGCCATCACCAACAACGGTATCTATTTTTTGGAGTTCGCTCACGTTTATCTTCCTCTTTGGCTGAAATTGAAGGGCTAGTATATTCTGAGCGTAATCTTTTTGTTCGAGCAAACTCATATGACAAACTTCTGGCCTCATTCTGCATATAAAACCCTAACGGTGGGGTCTGACAAGCAATTGCAAGTGACGGATGATTTTCTGCGTACTTACTTATTGCGTCCCGAACTAAACCTAGTTCCCGAATCCTGCGCTGCTGAGCGTGCCTTGCACCAGCGCTTAAGCGAGAACCCCCGAGCAGTCATCGCCGATGAGGAAATTGCTGGAATGGCAGATCCTGATATTCAGGTGAACTATCAAGTTTGGTTGAGATACCGCGCTAAGTTATTGGCGGCCAGCTCTTTAGAAAATTTCTATATGAGCTTATTTAAAGGCGATGGTGTTGACGTGCCGCCTTTATTTATCTCTCAGTTGGCGCAAATATTTATCCGTCATATCTTGGGTGAAGATTGCCATCCATTGGATGCTCGCATGGGTGAGATCTTCTTTCGAGTGCAGAAAATCACCGTGCTCGAGGACAGCGTGGTGATGGGCGCTGATGATGAGGTAGTCACTCGCAATGCGCAGGCAGGTGAAACGGGAAATATTCTTGATCTTCTAAAGAGCAAGTCGATGTCCATGCGCTCGATTGATTTAGATGTATTGCATGAAGAAAATGCCGATCTGTATTGGGAGAAGAATGAAGATCATGATTTTGCAGTGCAGCTCAATTTTGGTCAGCCACCCATTAATCATTTTTGCCGTGTTCTTGAAAAATGGGTGCAACATTTTTTAGGCGCTCAAGTACGTATCACTCCAATGCAGCAAATCACCGATCCGAAGTGGTCTTGGCATGTTGGCCTAGATGCTGCTGCGACTGATATCTTGAATAAGCTTTACAACAAAGAGCCGGTCGATGCTGATGAGCTTGAGAAGGTCATTTGCTTATTCCGCTTAGACTTTATTGATGAGGCTGCCGTTACCCAATCTCAGGCTGGAAAGCCGGTGTATATGTGCATTGCGATGAATGATGAAAAGCAACTCAAGCTAAAGCCGCAAAACTTACTTTTCAATCTACCTTTAGCGAAGGTTTCTTAAGCCGCAGAGGAGGTGCTGACCTTCTTGCGATTGGCGCTAAGCCAAATTAACGCAGCCGCTGTCACCGCAACGGGAAGCAGCGATCCGAGATTGAGAATGTTCCAGCCCTGCGAGGTAATGAGGGCTCCAGAGCCGAAGGAAGTGAAGGCCATAGTGCCAAATACAAAGAAGTTAATGGCTGCTTGAGCCTTGTCACGTTCTTCTGGTCGGTAGGCAGTCATCGCCAAAGAGGTCGAGCCAGTAAATAAAAAGTTCCAACCAACGCCTAACAAAAATAGCGCAATTAGGAATTGATGAAAGTCGACGCCAGTCAGCGCGATTGCAATGCATACGAGATTGAGGATGACGCCAACACCCATTATTTTGACTGTGCCAAAGCGTTGAATGAGTGAGCCAGTAAAAAACCCGGGTGCGAACATACCGATGACATGCCACTCCAAGACCAGTGCTGTGTCTGAAAAAGGGAGCCCACAAATTTGCATGGCAAGTGGCGTTGCTGCCATCAGTAGGTTCATGACGCCGTAGCCCAAAGAGGCGCCAATCACCGCAACCATAAAGACGGGTTGTTGCAGAATTGTTTTGAGATTTCTGCCTGCGGACAGTGAATGCTGGGTCTTAAACTCTTCTGGGAAGTGGATGAACTGCATCACGATGATGCCAATAAAGCCCGCTATTGAAAGGGTAAGGTAAGCCCCCAAGAACGCGGTATCAAAGAAATCCTTAGTCCAAGAGGCTAGGTTGGGCCCAATCACTGCACCCAGGATGCCACCAGCTAGCACCCAGGAGACCGCCTTATCCCTTTGGCTGGCAACCGTGAGCTCAGCAGCCGCAAATCGATAGAGCTGGCCATTAGCGCTGTAATAGCCTGCAATAAAGGTACCTAGGACCAAAAGCCAGAAGTTTTTGGAAATAGCGGCGTATGCACAGAGGAGGGCTGACAAGACCGCTACCAAGAGGCCGAGCTGAAAAGAAATCTTCCGGCCAAAGTAATTTTGGGTTTTGGCTACGATGGAGGTTGAGAAGGCACCCCCCACCACATAACCCATTACAGGCAGGGTCGCCATCCAGGCAACTGGACTCAGGCTGAGGCCAACCAGGCCATTAATGGCGATAAATGTCACATTATTGGTTAAAAACAAGCCCTGGCAGAGAATCAACAGCAGGAGGTTTTTGTTGAGCAGGGGGTGCTTGTTCGTCATGTACTGCAGTTTACGATGTATACGAGCAAGGATTTAGCTCGGTGGATTCCCTTAAATTGACTGACTTCAGCCAATTTGGTGCCTAAATCCCCTTAAATTGGCGGGGTCGATGATTTAAAATAGCATTCTCGGTCCAGTGCGCGAAATGACACCCAAGACAGCCAAAAGCGCCTGAAGTGTTGCGTGCGGAATGCGAGAGTGGTTCGGTATAAGACCGAGCCCTAATATTTATCCATATCGAGGAAACATCAATGGCTTCAGAGAAATCAAAGATCATTTACACGCTGACAGATGAAGCGCCATTATTGGCGACCTGTGCATTTTTACCAATCATTCGCACCTTTACAGCACCAGCTGGAGTGCAGGTTGTAGAAAGCGACATTTCTGTTGCGGCACGTATCTTGTCAGAGTTCTCTGATTGCTTAACTGCCGAACAAAAAGTTCCTGATAATTTGGCTGAACTGGGTCGCATGACCTTATTGCCAGATACCAACATCATCAAGTTGCCGAATATCAGCGCTTCAGTTCCTCAATTGCTCGCTGCTATTAAAGAACTGCAATCTAAAGGCTACAAGATCCCTGATTTCCCAGATGATCCTAAGGACGATGCTGAAAAAGCAATTCGCACCCGTTACTCCAAGTGTTTAGGCAGCGCAGTAAACCCAGTATTGCGTGAAGGTAACTCTGACCGCCGCGCACCAAATGCGGTGAAGCGTTATGCCCGCAAGAACCCACACTCTATGGGTGAGTGGAGCCAGGCTTCCCGTACACACGTATCCCACATGCATGGTGGCGACTTCTACGCTGGTGAGAAGTCAATGACGATGACTAAGGCATGTGATGTGAAGATGGATTTGGTCACGAAGAGTGGCAAGACGATTGTTCTCAAGCCAAAAGTCTCTTTGCTTGCTGGTGAAATTATTGACAGCATGTACATGAGCAAGAAAGCACTCTGCGAGTTCTACGAAAAAGAAATCGAAGATGCTTACAAGACCGGCATGATGTTGTCCTTGCACGTCAAGGCGACCATGATGAAGGTGTCACACCCAATCGTGTTTGGTCATGCTGTCAAGATTTTCTACAAAGATGCATTTGAGAAGCATGGCAAGTTGTTTGAAGAGTTAGGCGTTAATCCAAACAACGGTATGAGCAGCTTGTACGACAAGATCAAAACTTTGCCAGAATCCAAGCGCGAAGAAATCATTCAAGACTTACATGCGTGCCATGAGCATCGTCCAGCATTGGCGATGGTTGACTCTGCTAAAGGCATTACTAACCTGCATTCACCAAGCGATGTGATCGTGGATGCATCGATGCCGGCAATGATTCGTGTTGGCGGCAAGATGTGGGGTGCAGATGGTCGTTTGCATGACACTAAAGCGGTTATTCCAGAAAGTACCTTTGCTCGCATCTATCAAGAAATGATTAACTTCTGTAAGACCCACGGTAACTTTGATCCTAAAACCATGGGTACAGTGCCTAACGTGGGCTTGATGGCTCAGCAGGCAGAAGAGTACGGCTCACACGATAAGACTTTTGAGATCCCTGAGGCTGGTGTAGCCCGCATTGTTGCGGATGACGGCACAGTATTGCTGGAGCAGAATGTAGAAGAGGGCGATATCTGGCGTATGTGTCAGGTTAAAGATGCGCCGATTCGTGACTGGGTGAAGTTGGCAGTCAACCGTGCGCGTCTGTCTAATACTCCAGCCGTATTCTGGTTGGATGAGTACCGCCCGCATGAAGCTGAGTTAATCAAAAAGGTGCAAACCTACTTGAAAGATTACGACTTAACTGGCGTAGATATTCAGATCATGTCTCAGACCCGCGCAATGCGTTTCACATTGGAGCGCGTGATTCGTGGCAAAGACACGATTTCTGTGACTGGTAATATTTTGCGTGACTACCTCACTGATTTGTTCCCAATCATGGAACTCGGCACTAGTGCAAAGATGTTGTCTATCGTGCCTTTGATGGCAGGTGGCGGTCTCTTTGAAACTGGTGCGGGTGGTTCTGCTCCTAAGCACGTTCAACAATTGGTTGAAGAGAACCATTTGCGATGGGATTCATTGGGTGAGTTTTTGGCTTTAGCTGTTTCTTTAGAAGATATCGGTGACAAGACTAATAATCAAAAAGTGAAGATTTTGGCTCGCACCCTAGATGAAGCTACTGGCACATTATTGGATAACAATAAGTCACCATCTCCACGTACTGGCGAGTTGGATAACCGCGGTAGCCAGTTCTACTTGGCGATGTACTGGGCTCAAGCTCTAGCTGCACAAACGGAAGATAAAGAACTACAAGCTCACTTTGCTCCGATTGCAAAAGCTTTAACTGAGAACGAGCAAAAAATTGTTAGTGAGCTCAAGGCAGTGCAAGGTAAACCAGCTGATATCGGTGGTTACTTCATGCCTGATCAAGCTAAGTTCAAGGCGGTGATGTGCCCAAGCACCACTTTGAATGAGATCTTGAAGACAGCAGCAGTAGCTTAATTTGCGCAGCTTCGTGAAAAGGGCAAACCGTTTGGTTTGCCTTTTTTTATGCGTCTCCTGGCTTCAATTCAGTGCCTCAGCAATAAATTGGCGGGCGTAGGAGAATGGAGCTTATTGTTGGTAAGAGATTCAATCCATTGAGGAGACTTTGATATGCGAGCCCATGAACTAAAGCAGCTTTCCCAGGAAATCACCCCTAAGGCGGTTTTTGAGGGGCGTCGCGACTTAATTAAGAGCGCTGCTGCCGGTGCTTTTGGTTTGGCTCTTGCGCCATGGTTTTCCCGTGATGCACTTGCAAGTAATGCTCAAAAATTAATCGCCACTCCAAACCCCAACTTCATTCTCAAGGATGAATCGACTAGTTATAAGTATGTGACTGGTTACAACAACTTCTATGAGTTTGGAACGGATAAATCAGATCCGGCCGCCTATGCTGAGAGCTTGCAAACGCGTCCATGGACAGTAACGATTGAAGGTTTGGTCAAAAAACCAATGACCTTGGATATTGACTCATTACTCAAGCTTGCTCCGATGGAAGAGCGCATCTATCGCATGCGCTGCGTTGAGGGTTGGTCTATGGTGATTCCATGGGATGGTTACTCCTTATCCAAATTATTGAATCAGGTGCAGCCCTTAGGTTCCGCCAAATATGTGGAATTTATTACTTTGGCAGATCGCAAGCAAATGCCAGGCTTAAAGAGCCAGATTATCGACTGGCCTTATCGCGAAGGCCTTCGCTTGGATGAGGCTATGAACCCATTGACTCTTCTGACCTTTGGTCTTTATGGTGAAATGCTGCCAAAACAAAATGGTGCCCCCGTCAGAATTGTGGTGCCTTGGAAATATGGCTTTAAAAGCGCTAAGTCGATTGTCAAAATTCGTTTGACAGAGGAAATGCCGAAGACCAGTTGGAGTCAGTTTGATGCACGCGAGTATGGATTTTATTCCAACGTCAATCCTCAGGTAGATCATCCTCGCTGGAGTCAGGCTACCGAGCGTCGTATTGGCGATCCTAAAGGTGTCTTTGCTCCTAAGATTAAAACCCAAATGTTCAATGGTTACGGTGATCAAGTGGCGAGTATGTACGCTGGGATGGATCTCAAGAAGTTTTATTGAGGCTAAGCAATCAATATAGCGTGATGAAGTTATTCATTTTTCTCTTAGCGCTATTGCCCTTAGATCGTTTGATTTGGTTGGGCTTAACCGATGGTTTAGGTGCGAACCCCATTGAGTTGATAACCCGCTCCACGGGAACTTGGGCGCTCGTTTTCTTGTGCTTAACCCTAGCGATGACGCCACTGCGTTTGCTGACGAATGCAACGGTATGGATTCGGTATCGCAGAATGTTAGGTTTATTTAGTTTCTTTTATGCATCTGTGCATTTCCTAATCTGGCTTTGGCTAGATCAAAATTTTGATTTAGTGGACATGCTGAAGGACGTGCTGAAGCGACCGTTCATCACCATGGGCTTTATCAGTCTTGTTTTGCTGATTCCACTAGCCATAACCTCCACCCATTGGGCCCAAAGACAATTAGGTCGCCGTTGGGCTTTATTGCATCGACTGATTTATCTCATTGCCTGTACTGCGATTCTGCATTATTGGTGGCATAAGGCGGGAAAGAATGATTTGGATACTGTAACAATTTATGCGCTTGTTTTGCTATTGCTGTTATGTTGTAGGATTCCTTATATTCGCAAGCTTTTGAGCAGGCGATCTACCAACTAAAGGCATTGCGCTAATGACCCTGTTTTCCCATTCTCGTGCTTCACTCATTTCCATAGTGGGCTCATTACTCATTGGACTGGGATCATCCCAAGTCATGGCGCAACCGGTGGAGCAGGGTGTGAAGATCATAGCTTCTTTGGATGTGCCGCGCTACCTAGGAACTTGGTACGAAATTGCCAAGTTTCCGAATTGGTTTCAGAAAAAGTGCGTTTCCAATACAAAGGCCGTCTATAGCGCTAAACCAGATGGCAATCTTCGAGTACTCAACAGTTGCAAAACGGCTTCGGGAGAGACCTCAGAAGCAGAAGGCTTGGCTCGTCAGATTGGTGCCAAAGATTCCCCTAAATTGGAAGTGCGCTTTGCTCCCGAGTGGCTTTCATTTCTACCTTTGGTATGGGGTGATTACTGGGTGATTGATTTGGATTCTCAATATCAGGTGGCAGCCGTGAGTGATCCTAGAAGAGAATATCTTTGGGTTTTATCCAGGACCCCGCAAATCGATCCTAAAGTCTATGCGGATTTATTGCAGCGCCTGAAGCAACAGCAATTCGACATTCAAAAACTCGAACTCACTTCCCAGAAGAATTCAGGTGTCTGAAAAGCGCATTGGTAATTATTTGCTCCCGCCCGGAATGGAGATTTTCGAGCGCGGATGGTTATCGGCAAATAATGTTTTACTATTCGGTGAACAAGACGTTTCCTTAGTTGACACTGGGTACTGTGCTCATCAACAGATGACACTGGATTTAGTTTCTAATTCACTGCAGCAGCATGGCTTAAAAACCCTCAATAAAGTAGTCAACACCCATCTGCATTCTGATCATTGTGGCGGTAATGCGGCTTTATCCGAAGTATTTGATTGCGAGATTTGGATACCGCAAGCGGAGGCCATCGCGGTGCAAGACTGGGATGAGAATTTACTCAGCTTTGAACAGCTAGGGCAAGAGTGTCCACGCTTTAGTCATCAAGCTCTCCTAGTACCTGGTGAAGAACTGATCTTGGGTCCGTACCGCTGGCAAATTCTTGCGGCTCCAGGTCATGACAACCATTCCATCATGTTGTACCAAGAGCAGCATCAAATCTTGATCTCTGCCGATGCACTTTGGGAGGAAGGCTTTGGGGTCATCTTTCCTGAGCTATGGGGTGAGGGGGGTTTTGAAGAGGTGGCACAGACCTTGGAGCTGATTGAGAGGTTGCCTGTTGCTTTAGTAATCCCGGGACATGGAAAACCTTTTACTAATGTAAAACAGTCGATTGAGACTGCAAAATCACGCTTGGATTACCTCTCAAGCGATGCTGACCGTAATGCACGTCATGGCGCCAAAGTGCTCCTCAAGTACAAGCTCTTGGAATGGCGTAGTCAGAAACTAATAGACGCTCAGCAGTGGATTGCGAGAACGCCTGTATTGGAGAATATTCGCAAACAGCTCAATATGAATGCTGAGGATTTTCAGCTTTGGTTGGTGGAGGCTTTGGTGAAATCGAAAGCAGCCATCATCGAAAAAGATTACTTAGTCAATCTTGATTAAATGGTGGGTCAGAAGTTAAACGACAGCTTGCCATAAAAAGACCAGTCGTAAACCGGATAGCTTTGCACTACCTGCTTGCTAGCACCCACTGCAAATAAAAAGCTTTTATTGAGGCGATGGGTCACCATAGCATCCAGTGGGACGAACCAGCCACCACCACCCGTGTTCCATGCTATCCCATTCTCGTCCCACAATCGAAGTTGGGTATTGGGAGTGAGATTAAAGCCTAGTGTTGGGAAGATATTGAGATTGCGAACTAGAGGTGGTTGATTGGGGTTATTGGCAAAAGAATTGCTCTTGGTATCAAAGCCGTACATATATCTCAGAAGAGGTGAAAAGTCCGAGAGAGCTGACTTACTTCCTTGGCGCGGTACATACACGGTGCCGATCTGAGGACCTGCCGCCCATT
Encoded here:
- a CDS encoding FAD:protein FMN transferase, producing MIRCKPLLGTFVEISIEDELPSFKALDEAFLAIEQVQSLMGFHDPESELSQINARSYLEPIAIHPWTAEVLTIAKDIHRQSQGIFNCGIGHLLAEAALLPRHLKISDCRFGGVEDLLLIKPFLVRSYLPLCLDLGGIAKGYAVDKAIEALIANGVQSGFVNAGGDMRVFGDHSREIEIRNPSRPNELIQIGSMKAGAIATSGLYFAKRDANARSFMVNPLKQEHVEFSESYSVVAAKCVYADALTKVVSISGNTQHPCLRHFSAQAIRIPNTITS
- a CDS encoding FMN-binding protein, producing MNWKLNPLFMIGLAATTAPIIAHAKIYVSIEQAQKILIPNKLLIKNPIIITDELQDKMRTASSIRHPFQGDRIWRAADGSWFIVDEVVGKHEMITYAVALSPAGAVLGIEILEYVESYGYEVAEAKWRQQFVGKVASDPIKLNQDIQNIGGATLSCKHLTDGVKRVAVLYDLALKNQSTIPKAK
- a CDS encoding DUF6662 family protein, with product MTIKKLVAFSILLATALHISFANAGEGAFGWIYTLDLQPKGKLEFEQRLQLNKQQAAGTYDAWTARTELEYGLTNDLQIAGYINSYYTSANQNYTNPEACGDSSSCTGGYGVPSSHDPATPYRKSGIEGGSLEAIYRLTNPVTSPVGVGLYLEPTWGRNKDEIEARLLLQSNFIDDRLILAGNVVVANERLKFIENGNVPESMLDFLVGASYRFAPKWSAGVEARFHNDYSELNLRNQVQRATFVGPNMHYAAKDWWVTGAWRYQLKGGNCMGGGEAECSNARVWDSHSVNEFIVKVGFPLN
- a CDS encoding DUF3820 family protein — its product is MDSEALVKLVTIKMPFGKHAGRALADLPGNYLAWFAREGFPKGELGQLLELMHTLDHNGLRGLLAPIQRAHGIAPRTRE
- a CDS encoding DNA/RNA non-specific endonuclease, with translation MKFIGKLLLVSSLWLPLSASALFDQCKDLFPAQQVPSTSQIGRDLCFDDFAIFYSPSDKKPIYTVERLNGEQLQAPHPRRTNQFYEEARLPAHERALLADYRGSGYDRGHNVPAGDMTRERGMAQSFSLANMMPQARQNNQGIWAKRVEEPTRMYIKRAEGDVYVFTGSVGNAGSIGKSRVTIPSHIYKLVYDPNKKLAWAYWVENTDDAQMSAPISYAELVQKTGIDFHLPVGLSETAAIKAAAMGAAAKQAIGGWYPVFFDQYSPEKVAAIISNIKAGKVASVQIQYDRNVELAQKLAQEIGAQSTLQATLSQSSPPDAPNVSYERNRVIAIVRSK
- a CDS encoding lytic transglycosylase domain-containing protein → MIKCFSANLSEMQLVQPVKASAKELLAHALSPVYRVMNGLLIVTVFMIVGLWLSGNGTQAGAFDLARILVPDEARHMVWQGGFAMLDQYQEEAPKALADKEIANVIYGKASATSHSGLTSAKQQTVALLMPSVAHAQVKPISHLSDRIPTSKIDPQALDSKLMVSIQNQRAVADFFEKKYKLDRAKIEEYVSNTVLIAKEVNIDPVLLLAVISVESNFNPLIKSHAGAEGLMQVMTAIHKDKYALYGGATDAVKPEVNIRVGAYILKYLIATSGSLRNGLKYYVGAANAENDGGYADKVMAERNRLISLCQPTTQNKLTLNGKDLRS
- a CDS encoding FKBP-type peptidyl-prolyl cis-trans isomerase, which produces MSELQKIDTVVGDGKEATAGNHVDVHYTGWLFDEKAPDHKGQKFDSSLDRGQLFSFPLGAGHVIKGWDQGVQGMKIGGKRTLIIPSEMGYGPRGAGGVIPPNATLVFDVELHGVN
- a CDS encoding DUF6352 family protein — its product is MTNFWPHSAYKTLTVGSDKQLQVTDDFLRTYLLRPELNLVPESCAAERALHQRLSENPRAVIADEEIAGMADPDIQVNYQVWLRYRAKLLAASSLENFYMSLFKGDGVDVPPLFISQLAQIFIRHILGEDCHPLDARMGEIFFRVQKITVLEDSVVMGADDEVVTRNAQAGETGNILDLLKSKSMSMRSIDLDVLHEENADLYWEKNEDHDFAVQLNFGQPPINHFCRVLEKWVQHFLGAQVRITPMQQITDPKWSWHVGLDAAATDILNKLYNKEPVDADELEKVICLFRLDFIDEAAVTQSQAGKPVYMCIAMNDEKQLKLKPQNLLFNLPLAKVS